The genomic interval TCCGATCTGGACTAGCGCTGGCTCGACACGCAGCGCGGGATGCAGACCGATGTCCCTCCGAGTCGCCCTGCTCGAGATCGACCACTGGCACGTGCCGATGTACGTCGATGCGCTGCGACCGCTCGACGCCGAGATCGTCGGGGTGAGTGACGCCGATCTGCCTCGCGCACAGGAGCTCGCCCGTTCACTCGGATGCCGAGCCTTTGCAGCGGCAGCGGACTTGCTCGACCGGGAGACGGTCGATCTCGCTCTCGCCTTCGCACCGCACTGGCGGATGCTCGACCTCGCCCGTCTGCTCGTGGAACGCTCGCAGCCGTTTGCCATGGAAAAACCGATGGCGCTCCAAGCGGACGCGCTGGCAGAGCTCTTGCCGTCAGCCGAAGCTACCGGTCTCTTTGCCGGAGTTGCCTTCGTGCGGCGACTCGGCGGCTTCCCCCGAGCCCTCCTCGATCGTCGCGAGGAGCTCGGCGAAATCCACCAGTTTCAACACCGGTTCGTCGGCGGGCCCATCCGCCGGTACGTGGAATGGAACTGCCCGTGGATGCTCGACCGTGAGAAAGCCGGCGGCGGATGCATGATCAACTTCGGGACGCACGCCATCGACCTGTTCCTGTCGCTGGTGCGCGAACCGGTGTGCCGCGTCTTCTGTCAGACGAGCCATCGTCTGTCC from Candidatus Poribacteria bacterium carries:
- a CDS encoding Gfo/Idh/MocA family oxidoreductase is translated as MSLRVALLEIDHWHVPMYVDALRPLDAEIVGVSDADLPRAQELARSLGCRAFAAAADLLDRETVDLALAFAPHWRMLDLARLLVERSQPFAMEKPMALQADALAELLPSAEATGLFAGVAFVRRLGGFPRALLDRREELGEIHQFQHRFVGGPIRRYVEWNCPWMLDREKAGGGCMINFGTHAIDLFLSLVREPVCRVFCQTSHRLSGATVEDLSSSLLETVSGAQAVLESAYLLPAEPKEDLMSLSTAAAFASNNLARWQRPTICFRDGERVEVTEPEPDYSAYVSDVVRRFRAGEAPVATIRDMVRVLSIVEAAYASAASGEPVAPSPIGW